The sequence ATGAGCAATAGGGATTCTTTATTCACTGACATGGAGACAACTTGATGTTAAAAAATATAAGTTTTGTTAATGTAAATTAGAACGATAAATTATAGTTTAGTTTATTAAAAACGTGCATTTTTCCTAAAGTTATAGTATAATAATAAAGTAATAAAAAAAATATTTTAAGGAGATGTTGCAATATGAATATTATGTTATTTGGTGCACCAGGTGCAGGAAAAGGAACTCAAGCTAAATTCCTTATTGAAAAATATGGAATTCCTCAAATCTCAACAGGAGATATCCTAAGAGCAGCTATAAAAGAAGGAACTGCTATGGGACTTGAAGCAAAAAGATTTATGGATGAAGGAAAACTAGTTCCAGATTCAACTATTATAGGAATAATCAAAGATAGATTATCTCAAGAAGATTGTAAAAAAGGATTCATTTTAGATGGATTCCCAAGAACAATAGCTCAAGCTGAAGCTTTAGAAGTATTAATGAAAGAAATGGGAATAACTTTAGATAAAGTTATCTCTTTAAATGTACCAGATGAATTAATCGTTGGAAGAGTAACTGGAAGAAAAGTATGTCCAGCTTGTGGAGCATCTTTCCATGTTGAATTTAATCCACCAAAAGTAGAAGGAAAATGTGATCTTTGTGGAGCAGATCTTATCACTAGAAAAGATGATAATGCTGAAACTGTAACAAAAAGATTAGGAGAATATCACTCTCAAACAGCTCCATTATTTGATTTCTATCAAGAAAGAGGAGTACTTGTTGATATAGATGGTACTAAATCAGTTGAAGCTATAACAAAAGAGATTTTCGATATTCTTGGATAGTATTATTTAATTAGAAAGGAAGTTGAAATGTCACTTATAAAAAGTTTAGATGAAATTGAACAAATTAGAAAAGCAAACCAAATTATTGCTAGATTATATAGAGATGTTTTACCTCAATATATAAAAGCAGGAATTTCTACTGGAGAGATAAATAAGATAGTAGAAGATTATATTAGATCACAAGGGGCAAGACCAGCATGTATAGGTGTTGATGGAATGTATATGCCATTTCCAGCAGGAACTTGTATATCTGTAAATGAAGAAGTTGTTCATGGAATACCTGGAGATAGAATACTACAAGAAGGTGACATAGTTAGTGTAGATACTGTTACTGAACTTAATGGATTTTTTGGAGATTCAGCTATAACTTATGCAGTTGGAGAGATTGATGAAGAATCAAGAAGATTGTTGGAAGTTACTGAAAAATCTAGAGAGATCGGGATTGAAATGGCAGTAGTTGGAAACAGAATTGGTGATATAGGGCATGCAATTCAAAGCTATGTAGAGAAAAATGGATTTACTGTTGTAAGAGATTTTGCTGGACATGGAGTTGGACATTCTATGCACGAAGATCCTATTATTGCTAACTTTGGAAGAAAAGGTAGAGGAATAAAGATCGAAAATGGAATGGTGTTAGCTATTGAACCAATGGTAAATGCAGGATCATATAAGATCAATGTAAAAGAGGACGGATGGACTATTGTAACTAGAGATGGAAAGAGATCTGCACACTTTGAACACTCTATTGCAATCGTTGATGGAAAGCCAGTAATTTTAAGTGAATTATAGGAAAAATTTAAAAGAAAAAACTGGACTTTTTGTGTTTTAGGTGATATAATAAAACGAAGTTCTGTTCGATAGGAGGAATTATGTCGAAAAAAGATGTTATCGAATTAGAAGGTACTATTTTAGAGGCCCTTCCAAATGCAATGTTTAAAGTTGAATTAGAGAATGGTCATACTATTTTAGGCCACATTTCTGGGAAAATGAGAATGAACTATATCAAAATTTTACCTGGAGATGGAGTAACTGTACAAATCTCTCCTTATGACTTGTCAAGGGGTAGAATAGTATACAGAAAGAAAAATTAATTTAATCACGAAAGGAGGCAGACTAGTGAAAGTAAGAGTATCAGTTAAACCTATTTGTGACAAGTGTAAAGTTATCAAGAGACATGGGAAAGTAAGAGTAATTTGTGAAAACCCAAAACATAAACAAGTTCAAGGATAATTTTACTAAAGAGAGTTTGTTAAAAAGTACTGATAATGGAGTGCTGTAAAGATATGGTGGCTGTAGAGTCATCCCCATAATCTGGAAATGGGCCATATCGAGGAAAGTATTTAGCTGGTTATTATACTAGCAAAATATATAAATTTTCGAAAGAGGAGGAAACAATTTTGGCTAGAATAGCAGGAGTAGATATCCCAAGAAACAAAAGAGTTGAGATAGCTCTAACTTACATTTACGGAATCGGAAAACCAACTTCACAAAAAGTATTAACAGAAGCTGGAGTTAACTTCGATACAAGAGTTAAGGATTTAACTGAAGAAGAAGTAAACAAAATCAGAGCCATTGTAGAAACTATTAAGGTAGAGGGAGATCTTAGAAAAGAAGTAAGACTTTCTATAAAAAGACTTATGGATATCAAATGTTACAGAGGATTAAGACACAAAATGAATCTACCTGTAAGAGGACAAAGTTCAAAAACTAACGCAAGAACTGTTAAAGGTCCTAAAAAACCAATCAAAAAATAATTAGAGCATTTTAGAGAATTATAGAGTATTTTGTAATTAATTAGCAAGGGAGGTAGCTTAAGTTGGCTAAGAAAAAAGTAGCTAAGATCAAAAAGAAATTGAAAAATATTCCTAACGGAGTTGCTCATATACACTCAACTTTCAACAACACTATAGTTGCTATTACTGATGCAGAAGGTAAAGTTGTAAGCTGGAAATCAGGAGGTACTTCTGGATTCAAAGGTACTAAGAAAGGAACTCCATTTGCAGCTCAAATCGCAGCTGAACAAGCAGCAAATATAGCTATGGAAAATGGAATGAAAAAAGTAGAAGTAAAAGTGAAAGGTCCAGGTTCTGGAAGAGAAGCTTGTATCAGATCTTTACAAGCAGCTGGATTAGAAGTAACTAAAATCACTGACGTTACTCCAGTTCCACACAATGGTTGTAGACCACCAAAAAGAAGAAGAGTTTAATCTCACTTTATTTTGAAATTTGAAAAAAGTATCTGAAAAATTGAATACAAAGGAGGAATATTTAAAAAATGGCAAGAAATAGACAGCCTGTATTGAAGAAATGTAGAGCTCTAGGTATTGATCCTGTTGTTTTAGGTGTTAACAAGTCTTCAAAAAGAGGACCTAGACCTAATGCAAACAAAAAACCTACAGAATATGCAGTTCAATTAAGAGAAAAACAAAAAGCTAAATTTATATATAACGTAATGGAAAAACAATTCAGAAAAATATACGAGGAAGCAGCTAGAAAACTTGGAGTTACTGGTTTGACTTTAATCGAATACTTAGAAAGAAGACTTGAAAACGTAGTTTACAGACTTGGGTTTGCTAAAACTAGAAGACAAGCTAGACAAGTTGTGTCTCACGGACATGTTGCTGTAAACGGAAGAAGAGTTAATATCGCTTCTTACAGAGTAAAAGTAGGAGATGTAATATCTATAATAGAAAATTCTAAAAACTTAGATATCATCAAAACTGCTGTAGAAGATGCTAGAGTTCCAGCTTGGTTAGAGCTAGACAAAGCAGCATTCTCTGGAAAAGTTCTTCAAAATCCAACTAAAGATGACTTAGATTTCGATCTAAACGAATCATTAATAGTTGAATTCTACTCTAGATAATAAGCCCTTTTAATAGGAGTTGATTTAATGTTAAAAATTGAAAAACATGCAAGGGGTATTAATATTACCGAAGTAAAAGAGAGTGAATTTAAAGGACAATATATTGTTGAACCTTTATATAGAGGCTATGGGCATACTGTTGGTAATGCTTTGAGAAGAGTTTTACTTTCTTCTATCCCAGGAGCTGCTATTAAAGGAATAAGAATAGACGGTGTTTTAAGCGAATTCTCAGTTATGGACGGAGTTAAAGAAGCTGTTACTGAAATAATCCTTAATATTAAAGAGGTTGTTGTTAAAGCTGAAACTACTGGTGAAAGAAGAATGACACTTTCTGTAAAAGGACCAAAAGTAGTAACTGCTGCTGATATAATACCAGATGTAGGAATAGAAATAGTAAATCCTGAGCAAGTTATTTGTACAATAACTACAGATAGAGAACTTGACATGGAATTTTTAGTTGATACAGGAGAAGGATTTGTTGTATCAGAAGAAATTGAAAAGAAAGATTGGCCAGTTGATTATATAGCTATTGATGCTATCTACACTCCAATCAGAAAAGTTTCTTATAGCATTCAAGATACTATGGTAGGAAGAATGACTGATTTCGACAAACTTACTTTAGATGTAGAGACTGACGGAAGTATAGAAATTAGAGATGCACTATCTTATGCAGTAGAGTTATTAAAATTACATTTTGATCCATTCTTAGAATTAGGAAACAAAATGGAAAATCTAAGAGCTGAAGCTGAAGAAGAAGAAGAAACTTCTGTAAGCCATGCTAAAGATGATAATATTTTAAATACTAAGATAGAAGAACTTGATTTAACAGTTAGATCATTTAACTGCTTAAAGAAAGCTGGAATAGAAGAAGTAAGTCAATTGGCTAAATTGTCATTAAACGAACTTCTAAAAATTAAGAACCTAGGAAGAAAATCTTTAGATGAGATCCTAGAGAAAATGAAAGAATTAGGATATGATCTATCACAAAATGGATCTCCTGAATAAGAAGACAAGGAGGATAGCTAACTAATGAATCACAATAAGTCATATAGAAAGTTAGGAAGAAGAGCTGACCACAGAAAAGCTATGCTAAAAAACTTAACTATATCTTTATTAAGTGCTGAAAGAATAGAAACTACTGTAACAAGAGCTAAAGAATTAAGAAAATTCGCTGAAAGAATGATAACTTTCGGAAAGAAAAATACTTTAGCATCTAGAAGAAACGCTTTTGCTTTCTTAAGAAATGAAGAAGTTGTAGCTAAATTATTCAACGAAATAGCTCCAAAATATGCTGAAAGAAATGGTGGATACACTAGAATCATCAAAACATCTGTTAGAAAAGGTGACTCAGCAGAAATGGCTATAATCGAATTAGTATAATAATTAGATTATATATATGAAGAGAGACTGAAAAAGTCTCTCTTTTTTTAATCTTTCTAATTATTTTTAGTTTTTAATTAAAAGTGCTTGAAAATATTACATTTATGGGGTATAATAGTGTCAATTGTTCTAAGTTACTGATGTTAAATGAAATTATAGTTTTAATTCTATAGTTTTGATTAATTTCTTCAATGCTGAACGATAATTTTTTTTGATTTTTTTGGAGGTTTTAAAATGCTTAAAGGAACAGTAAAATGGTTTAACAAAGAAAAAGGATTTGGATTTTTAACTAGTGAAGATGGACAAGATTATTTCGTACACTTTACTGGAATAGTTGGAGAAGGATTCAGAACTTTAGAAGAAGGTCAAGAAGTAACTTTTGAAGTATCAGAAGGTAAAAAAGGACCTATGGCAGTAGAAGTTTCTGTTGCTAAATAGTTAATCACATAATAAAAAAATTAAGAGGTCAGATACTGACCTCTTTTTTAGTATATTTTTTAAGCTATAATTTATCATTCTAATTTACGTTTACAAAACTTATAATTTTTAACATCAAGTTGTCTCCATGTCATTGAATAAAGAATCCCTAGGCTCATTCCGTGTGGGTATCGCAGGAGTTTCACTCCTGCATCTCAAAAATAGTAGTCGCTAAAGCTTCTCTATTTTTGGAACTCGCTCCGCAAGCTCCGCTCAAACACGTTGCATTTTCTTAACTTCATTTCGCTAATGCAAAGGTACTTTGTCAAAACCTAGCGATGTGCTAGATAACTGAGCTAAAAAAGAAAATTAAGGATCACAGAAACTCCGTTTCTGTGTCTCAAAAGTAGTAGTCGTTTACACTCCTCTACTTTTGGAAATTATAGTTTAGAGCAAAGAACTATGTAAAATTAGAGTAATTTTTTAAAATATCTCTTGCAGTCTCTGCAATATGAAGAACATTTCCATTTTCAGCTACAAACTCCAAAGATTCTTTCATCTTATCAAAATTATTTAATTCCTCATAAGCAAAAGCTAAATAGTATTTAGAAAAGCATCTACCATAAGTTGTATTTTGTATTTTAAATTTTTTCTCATAAAACTCAATAGCTTCTTGAAATTTATCATTTTCTTTTCCAAGTAAAACTTCAATCTCTTCTATCATAATTTCTATCTCTCTCAATTTTATTTCAGGAATAAATTCATATTTTTTATTATTATCAGTATACCTAAGAATAAAATCACCATTTTTATTCTTAGGTAAATTTTTAAGAATAGTATATATATCTTTTAAATTTCCTAAAAATATTTTTCCCATTTGCCAATTCTCTTTAGAAGAATAAAAAATCCCAAGATTATAATTATAAGCTACATTAAAATAGAAATTCTCTTTTATTTTTTTCTCTGGAATCTTATGAGCTGTAAATATAGCTTTTTCATTATTACCAAGAGAAAAATAACCAACAGCAATATTAAGAAGTAAAAAATAATATTCAATTCTATTCCTTAATATTCTATTTTCCAAAAGTTCACTATTTTTTTCAATATATTTTTTAGGATCACATTGATAATTTAAAATATCTCCTATGTTATGTGTTAATTTAAAAATATAGAAATTTTTAAAAAAACTTATAAGTGGTATGGAGAATATAATTGCTAAAATTATAGAGAGTATATAGGGAATATCTATTTTAAATAATCCATAGGCAATGAAAACACTAAATAATCCTAAAAAACTTGATAATATTTTCATAATCTACACCTAAGCTTTCAAATCATTGCTATTAATAATAATAGCACCACTATTTTTCATAGTTTCAATAGCCTTTATAGAATCATCGTAGCTTATATTAACCCCTCTACAACCATCTTCTACAAGATAAACCTTATATCCTAACTCTAGAGCATCTAAAACTGTAAATTTAACACAATAATCAGTTGCTAATCCCATAATATATAGAGTGTCTATATCCTTATCTTTTAATACTTTATCAAGATCAGTTTTATGTTTTTTTCCATTGTCAAAGAAAGCACTATATGAATCTACTTCAGGATCTTGTCCTTTAAATATAGTAATATCTACACCTTTTAAATGTTTATGAAATTTAGAACCATACTCATTTTCAACACAGTGAACAGGCCACCAAACTTGAGGAAGTCCATTTAATTCTCCTAGTTCTCCTATATTTCCATTTGAATTTATAGCAAAACTTTTATGAGAAGCAGGATGCCAATCTTTTGTACCAATAACAAGATCATTATTTTGATTAAATAAAGAGATAAGTTTATTAGCAACTGGAACAACTAAGTCTCCATCTTTTACAGCTAAAGCTCCCCCTTCACAAAAATCATTTTGAATATCCACAAGAATTAATGCTTTTTTATTCATTAATATTTCCCCCTTTAGAAACATATTTTTAAGTATAGATATATTATAATATAGAAAGAAAGAGAAAGAAACAGTAAAAATTATAAAAGTTAATATCATTAAAACTCCTTGGAAATATTGACATCTATTAAAAAGTGTGTTAAAATAAACTGTTGTTTAAATACACACATCAGTTATTTCTAAGCCAGGTGTCCCAAAGGGATTGCTTAGTTTTGAGGCTGATGGAAGAAAAAACCAAAAATTTAGGAGGAAAAAATGGCAGTAATAACAATGAAACAATTATTAGAAGCTGGAGTTCACTTCGGACACCAAGCAAAAAGATGGAACCCAAAAATGGCTAAGTACATCTTCACAGAAAGAAACGGAATCCACGTAATCGATCTTCACAAATCTTTAAAGAAAATTGAAGAAGCTTACGCAGTAATCAGAGAAATCGCTGAGCAAGGTGGAAAAGTTCTATTTGTAGGAACTAAAAAACAAGCTCAAGAAGCTGTAAAAGAACAAGCTGAAAGATCAGGAATGTACTATGTAAACAACAGATGGCTAGGAGGAATGTTAACAAACTTCGCTACTATCAAAACTAGAATCGAAAGATTAAAAGAATTAGAAAGAATGGAAGCAGATGGAACTTTAGATACTGCTTACACTAAAAAAGAAGCAGCTAACTTCAGAAAAGAATTAGCTAAACTTTCTAAAAACTTAACTGGAATTAAAGATATGAAAGAAGTTCCACAAGCTATATTCGTAGTAGATTGTAAAAAAGAAACTCTAGCTCTTGTTGAAGCAGCTAACTTAGGAATCCCTGTATTCGCTATGATCGATACTAACGTAGATCCAGATCTAGTAACTTACCCAATCCCAGCTAACGATGACGCTATAAGATCAGTAAAACTAATCTCTTCAGTTATCGCTAACGCTATCATCGAAGGAAACCAAGGTAAAGAAGTTCAAGAAGTAGCTTCTGAAGAAATCAATGTAGAAGAAGGATCAGCTGAATAATTAAACTTTCAACTGTGATGTACATTATAGAAGATTTAATAAAATAAAATTTTTATTAGGAGGAAGAAAATGGCAGCAATAACAGCAAGCTTAGTTAAAGAACTAAGAGAAAGAACTGGTGCTGGAATGATGGATTGTAAAAAGGCACTAACACAAATGGATGGAGATATGGATAAAGCCATTGACTATTTAAGAGAAAAAGGAATTGCTAAAGCAGTTAAAAAAGCTGGAAGAATAGCAGCAGAAGGATTAATCTTTGATGCTGTATCAGCAGACCACAAAAAAGCTGTATTAATCGAATTCAACTCTGAAACAGACTTCGTTGCTAAAAACGTAGAATTTAAAGAATTTGGTAAAAAATTAGCAGCTATCGCAATTGAAAGCAATGCAACTACTGTTGAAGCTTTAAATGCAGCTCAATATGCAGAAGGAAAAACAGTTGCTGAAGCAGTTACTGATCTAATTGCTAAAATTGGAGAAAACATGAACATCAGAAGAATCCACGAAACTGTAGCTACAGAAGGATTCGTTGCAACATACAGCCACTTAGGAGGAAAACTAGGAGTTATCGTTGAGATGACTGGTGAAGCTACTGAAGAAAATGTAGTTAAAGCTAGAGACATCGCTATGCACGTAGCTGCTATGGACCCTAAATATCTAAACTCATCAGAAGTAACTACTGCTGATTTAGAACATGAAAAAGAAATCGCTAGAAAACAATTAGAAGCTGAAGGAAAACCAGCTCAAATTATAGAAAAAATTCTTATTGGAAAAATGAACAAATTCTATGAAGAAAACTGTTTAGTTGACCAAATCTATGTAAGAGCAGAAAACAAAGAAACTGTTGCTAAATTTGCAGCACCTCTTGAAGTAAAATCTTTTGCTAGATATAAAGTTGGAGACGGAATCGAGAAAAAAGAAGAAGATTTCGCAGCAGAAGTTGCAGCTCAAATCAAAGGATAATATCAACAAAAGCATAAGGGGATGCAAATAGCATCCCCATTTTTTTAAAAGTGATAAAATACAGGAGGAAAGAAATGGATAAACCTTTTTATAAAAGAGTGTTATTAAAACTTAGTGGAGAGGCTCTTATGGGAGAGCAAGAATTTGGAATATCATCTGATGTTATCAATTCATATGCTAGACAAATTAAAGAGATAGTTGAACTAGGAGTAGAAGTTTCAATTGTTATTGGTGGAGGAAATATTTTTAGAGGAATATCTGGAGCAACTCAAGGTGTAGATAGAGTAACTGGAGATCACATGGGAATGCTTGCAACTGTAATAAACTCTCTTGCACTTCAAAATGCTATTGAAAAATTAGGAGTACCAACAAGAGTTCAAACAGCTATAGAGATGCCTAAAATAGCAGAACCTTTTATTAAAAGAAAGGCTCAAAGACACTTAGAAAAAGGAAGAGTTGTAATATTTGGAGCTGGAACTGGAAATCCATATTTTACAACTGATACAGCAGCAGCTTTAAGAGCTATAGAGATGAATACAGAGGCTGTATTAAAAGCTACTAAAGTTGATGGAATCTATGATAAAGACCCTGTAAAATATTCAGATGCAGTTAAATATGACCGTGTAACTTATACAGAAGTATTAAATAAAGATTTGAAGGTAATGGACGCTACAGCTATCTCTCTATGTAGAGAAAATAAACTTCCTATCGTAGTATTTGATTCTTTAACAGAAGGAAACATTAAAAAAGTTATCATGGGAGAAAATATAGGAACAGTCGTAGTGGCTGATTAATTAGGAAGCTTAGAACTGTTATTAAAAATATGTAAATTTCTATAATAATATATAAATAGTTTATTGTACAAACCTAATTAAAATAAAAAATGATTAAGGAGTTAATAGAAGATGATACTTGCGAAGAAAGTTAGACTTTATCCAACTAAAGAGCAAGAACAAAAATTGTGGCAATCTGTAGGAACTGCTAGGTTTATCTATAATTACACTCTTGCAAAACAAGAAGAAAATTATAAAAATGGTGGCAAGTTTATTAGCGATGGAGTCATTAGAAAAGAATTAACTCAACTTAAAAAGTCAGAACTATCATGGTTAAATAAAGTATCAAATAATGTAACTAAACAAGCTGTAAAAGATGCTTGTAATGCCTATAAAAAATTTTTTAAAGGTTTGGTAAATAAACCAAGATTTAAGAGTAAAAAGAAAAGCAAACCTAGTTTTTACAACGATCCTATAAAATTAAAAGTTAAAGAGAAAAAAGTTTTAATTGAAAAAATAGGCTGGATAAAAATAAATGAACAAATACCAAGTGATATTAAATATAACAATCCTAGAATTACTTACGATAATAAATATTGGTATATTTCTGTTGGAATAGAAGTTGATAAAAAACTGGAAGAATTAACAAATATTTCATTGGGAATAGATTTAGGATTGAAAAAGTTTGCTATTTGTTCAGATGGAAAAGTTTTTAAAAATATCAATAAAACTAAAAAAGTTAAAAAATCAGAAAAAAGATTAAAACAGAAACAAAGACAAATTAGTAGAAAATACGAAATGAATAAAATAAAAAAAGAGGGAGGTGAACGTTGCCAATTTATTAAAACTAAAAATATAGAAAAGTTAGAGGAAACAACAAAACTAATACATAGGAAATTAACAAATATTAGAAATAACTATCTTCATCAAGTTACAACAAGTATAGTGAAAACCAAACCATATAGAATTGTAATAGAAGATTTGAATGTTTCTGGAATGATGAAAAATAAACATCTGTCTGATTCAGTAAGAAAACAATGTTTTAATAAATTTAGACAGTATCTAACATATAAAACAGAGTTATGTGGAATTGAATTAGTAATAGTAGATAGATTTTATCCATCATCAAAAACTTGTAGTAAATGTGGGTTTATAAAAAGAGATTTAAAGTTAAAAGATAGAATTTATAGGTGTCCACATTGTGGAGCAGTGATTGATAGAGATTATAATGCTTCACTAAATTTATCTATGTATAAATTAGCATAATTTCACAAACAAGAAAATGCTAATGTGTAGGACGCGTTGTATCCGAATTTAAGCCTTTGGAGAGTCATATCAAATGAAAGTAGCTACGGCAAAATCGGATTCTATGAAGAAGGAAGCAAACAAATTTCTATATTTTTATAGATTTTTGGCAACGGGAAAAGATATGACAGGACAAGAAGTAGTAAAACAATGTAATGAAAAAATGGGAAAAGCTATTGAGGCTACAAAACACAAATTTACAACAATTAGAGCAGGAAGAGCTAATGTATCTATGCTTGATGGAATTAGAGTAGAACAATATGGATCAGAAATGCCTTTAAATCAAGTTGGGTCAGTTTCAGCTCCAGAACCAAGATTATTAGTAATCGATCCTTGGGATAAATCTCTAATCTCTAAAATAGAAAAAGCTATTATGGCTGCAAACTTAGGATTAACTCCAAACAATGATGGTAAAGTTATAAGACTTGTAATGCCAGAACTTACAGCAGACAGAAGAAAAGAGTATGTAAAAATGGCTAAAGCAGAAGCTGAAAATGGAAAAGTTGCTGTAAGAAACATTAGAAAAGATGGAAATAACGATCTTAAAAAATTATCTAAAGATAAAGAAGATCCTATCTCTGAAGATGAAGTAAAAACATTAGAAGGAGAAATTCAAAAATTAACTGATTCTCACATTAAAATGATAGATGAGCTTCTAGCTAAAAAAGAAAAAGAAATTACAACTGTTTAATTAAAAATAGTTAAATAAATTTTACCTGTATTCAAATCTTAATTATTAAGATTTGAATACAGGTTTTTTATTTAATAAACTATAATTTATCGCTCTAATTTCCATTAACAAAACTTATAATTTTTAACATCAAGTTGTCTCCATGTCAGTGAATAAAGAATCCCTATTGCTCATTCCATTGAAAATGCAAAACTCGGCTACGCCTCAAACACGTTGCATTTTCTTAACTGCATTTCGCTGAGGGCTTCTAATATTCACTTCCAAATTACATCAACTTGATGTTGGGAATAATTTATTTTTAATTCTCCTAATATCAGCTAAATGTAATTTGGAGAAGAATATTAGAGAGAGTTACGAAATCTGACGCTAAAAATTCCGACGTGTTTGAACGAAGTGAGTTTCGGAATTTTAGTCAGATAAGTGTTACTCTCTCTTTATTCTTTGACATGGAATTTAGCTGATATTTAAAAGAAATAGGAAGAATTGAAATTGACTAATTAACGTAAATAACAAAGGTACTTTGTCAAAAACTAGCGATGTGCTAGATAACTGAGCTTAGTTAGATAAATTATAGTTTAGAAGTTTCAAAAATTATTTAATTATGTTAAAATATAAATGGGCATTAATAAAAATTAGGAGGGAATAAAACATGAAATTAAATCCTATAAAATTAGATGGTGTTTGGACAGAAGGATATGCATTAGATTATTTTACAGAAAACAGTGAGTATGTAGGAGAAGATATTTTTGGTTATCCTGAGTTTAATGTTACATATAGTGAGATTGGAAAATCTTTAAATGAATTAAAATATCATAAAGATTACACTAAAGCAGTTGAAATATCAGAAGAGGTAGTAAAATTTATAGTTGAAGAGTGGAAATTAAAAGATAAGATAGATGGAATAATCTCAGTTCCACCATCAAAATTTAGATTTATTCAACCAATGTTTCAAGTTACAAAATTAGTTGGAGAAAAATTAAATAAACCTATATCTTTAGATTTTTTTAGCAAATTGACACCTGAAGAGATAAAAAATCTTCCTGTTGAAAAGAAATTAGATCTATTTAAAAATAGTATTAGAAAGAATAGAAATTTGACAAAAAAAGGAAGTATTTTATTAATAGATGATCTATACAGTACAGGAGTTACATTAAAAACATTATGTGAGCTATTAAAAGAGGATAGTAATGTTGAAAATATATATGTGCTTGTAGTAGCTAAAAGTAGTAAAGAGGATTAAGATAGAATAAAAAATAGAACAAGCTCTCATTTTTGGGAGCTTGTTCTATTTATATATGAAAATAAAAAAGTGATAGAAAAGGAAAAAACTGCCAATTGGCAGTTTTTATGGGAAATAT comes from uncultured Fusobacterium sp. and encodes:
- a CDS encoding ComF family protein; amino-acid sequence: MKLNPIKLDGVWTEGYALDYFTENSEYVGEDIFGYPEFNVTYSEIGKSLNELKYHKDYTKAVEISEEVVKFIVEEWKLKDKIDGIISVPPSKFRFIQPMFQVTKLVGEKLNKPISLDFFSKLTPEEIKNLPVEKKLDLFKNSIRKNRNLTKKGSILLIDDLYSTGVTLKTLCELLKEDSNVENIYVLVVAKSSKED
- the pyrH gene encoding UMP kinase, coding for MDKPFYKRVLLKLSGEALMGEQEFGISSDVINSYARQIKEIVELGVEVSIVIGGGNIFRGISGATQGVDRVTGDHMGMLATVINSLALQNAIEKLGVPTRVQTAIEMPKIAEPFIKRKAQRHLEKGRVVIFGAGTGNPYFTTDTAAALRAIEMNTEAVLKATKVDGIYDKDPVKYSDAVKYDRVTYTEVLNKDLKVMDATAISLCRENKLPIVVFDSLTEGNIKKVIMGENIGTVVVAD
- a CDS encoding transposase, which gives rise to MILAKKVRLYPTKEQEQKLWQSVGTARFIYNYTLAKQEENYKNGGKFISDGVIRKELTQLKKSELSWLNKVSNNVTKQAVKDACNAYKKFFKGLVNKPRFKSKKKSKPSFYNDPIKLKVKEKKVLIEKIGWIKINEQIPSDIKYNNPRITYDNKYWYISVGIEVDKKLEELTNISLGIDLGLKKFAICSDGKVFKNINKTKKVKKSEKRLKQKQRQISRKYEMNKIKKEGGERCQFIKTKNIEKLEETTKLIHRKLTNIRNNYLHQVTTSIVKTKPYRIVIEDLNVSGMMKNKHLSDSVRKQCFNKFRQYLTYKTELCGIELVIVDRFYPSSKTCSKCGFIKRDLKLKDRIYRCPHCGAVIDRDYNASLNLSMYKLA
- the frr gene encoding ribosome recycling factor; this encodes MTGQEVVKQCNEKMGKAIEATKHKFTTIRAGRANVSMLDGIRVEQYGSEMPLNQVGSVSAPEPRLLVIDPWDKSLISKIEKAIMAANLGLTPNNDGKVIRLVMPELTADRRKEYVKMAKAEAENGKVAVRNIRKDGNNDLKKLSKDKEDPISEDEVKTLEGEIQKLTDSHIKMIDELLAKKEKEITTV
- the tsf gene encoding translation elongation factor Ts; amino-acid sequence: MAAITASLVKELRERTGAGMMDCKKALTQMDGDMDKAIDYLREKGIAKAVKKAGRIAAEGLIFDAVSADHKKAVLIEFNSETDFVAKNVEFKEFGKKLAAIAIESNATTVEALNAAQYAEGKTVAEAVTDLIAKIGENMNIRRIHETVATEGFVATYSHLGGKLGVIVEMTGEATEENVVKARDIAMHVAAMDPKYLNSSEVTTADLEHEKEIARKQLEAEGKPAQIIEKILIGKMNKFYEENCLVDQIYVRAENKETVAKFAAPLEVKSFARYKVGDGIEKKEEDFAAEVAAQIKG
- the rpsB gene encoding 30S ribosomal protein S2; this encodes MAVITMKQLLEAGVHFGHQAKRWNPKMAKYIFTERNGIHVIDLHKSLKKIEEAYAVIREIAEQGGKVLFVGTKKQAQEAVKEQAERSGMYYVNNRWLGGMLTNFATIKTRIERLKELERMEADGTLDTAYTKKEAANFRKELAKLSKNLTGIKDMKEVPQAIFVVDCKKETLALVEAANLGIPVFAMIDTNVDPDLVTYPIPANDDAIRSVKLISSVIANAIIEGNQGKEVQEVASEEINVEEGSAE